Proteins from a genomic interval of Tenacibaculum sp. SZ-18:
- a CDS encoding LacI family DNA-binding transcriptional regulator, giving the protein MKQKITIKIIAKELGVSTSTVSKALRDSHEISHETKERIKAYANYYNYRPNNLALQLRNQKTKVIGIILPKIVHHFFSTVISGIEKVANERGYNIMVCFSNEDQEKEKETINVLTNGSVDGLIVSIAKETLRNKELGHFYQLISNEVPLVLFDRVHDSIRCDKVIVDDIGAGYKATRHLLNTKCTKIGIVTTPEHVTVGLDRYQGYERALKEAGVSIDKNLVINVDEEDDIYTQIKVLFDQDIDAIFAVNEIYAAIAIRIAKEKGKRIPEDVSIIGFTDGLISEYSSPSITTVVQHGLTMGEQAAELLIDQIENGENQRSPQTKVISSNIKVRESSKSL; this is encoded by the coding sequence ATGAAACAAAAAATTACTATTAAAATTATAGCCAAGGAATTAGGAGTTTCTACTTCTACAGTTTCAAAAGCTTTACGTGATAGTCATGAAATTAGTCACGAAACAAAGGAACGAATTAAAGCTTATGCCAATTACTATAATTACAGACCGAACAACTTAGCACTACAACTACGAAATCAAAAAACAAAAGTAATAGGTATTATTTTACCAAAAATAGTACATCATTTCTTTTCTACGGTTATTAGTGGAATCGAAAAAGTTGCAAATGAAAGAGGTTATAATATTATGGTTTGTTTCTCTAATGAAGATCAAGAAAAAGAAAAAGAGACTATTAATGTTTTAACTAATGGTAGTGTCGATGGGTTAATAGTTTCAATTGCCAAAGAAACACTTAGAAATAAGGAATTAGGACATTTTTACCAGTTAATAAGTAATGAAGTTCCTTTAGTATTATTTGACAGAGTTCATGATTCTATTCGTTGTGATAAAGTAATTGTTGATGATATTGGAGCTGGATATAAGGCGACAAGACATTTATTGAACACGAAATGTACTAAAATTGGTATTGTCACTACTCCGGAACATGTTACGGTAGGATTAGACCGATACCAAGGATATGAACGAGCATTGAAAGAGGCCGGGGTTTCAATAGATAAAAACTTAGTTATTAATGTTGATGAAGAAGATGATATTTACACTCAAATAAAAGTATTATTTGATCAGGATATCGATGCAATATTCGCGGTTAATGAAATTTATGCAGCAATTGCCATAAGAATTGCAAAGGAAAAAGGTAAAAGAATACCTGAGGACGTTTCTATAATTGGGTTTACAGATGGTTTAATTTCTGAATATTCTTCTCCTTCAATTACAACTGTAGTGCAGCATGGACTAACTATGGGAGAACAAGCGGCAGAATTATTAATTGATCAGATTGAAAACGGAGAAAATCAACGTTCACCTCAAACAAAAGTGATTTCAAGTAACATTAAAGTTAGGGAATCTAGTAAATCGTTGTAG